A window from Flavobacterium gyeonganense encodes these proteins:
- a CDS encoding sensor protein KdpD has translation MENENNNAQHFLDLIQKSRKGKFKIYIGMSAGVGKTFRMLQEAHSLLKNGIDVKIGYIETHNRKETHELLTGLPLIPRRTIFYKGKELEELDVQAIINLRPEVVIVDELAHTNVEGSKNEKRWQDVLEILEAGINVISAVNIQHIESLNEDVKRITGIDVQERIPDNVLRLADEVVNIDLTSEDLIARLKEGKIYTPDKIQTALANFFKSEQILQLRELALKEVASQVVRKVENEIPNLHALRHEKLLACISSNDKTAKIVIRKAARLASYYNGIWYILYVETPKETPTRIALDKQRHLINNFKLAVQLGAEVIKLENENITNAILKTVEEKQITTVCIGKPHLNLFKVILSTTIFRRLLNKLSLSNIDLVILS, from the coding sequence ATGGAAAACGAAAATAACAACGCACAGCACTTTCTTGATTTAATTCAGAAATCACGAAAAGGAAAATTTAAAATCTACATTGGAATGAGCGCCGGTGTGGGCAAGACTTTTCGTATGCTTCAAGAAGCGCATTCGTTATTGAAAAACGGAATCGACGTAAAAATCGGTTATATCGAAACGCACAATCGGAAAGAAACGCACGAATTATTAACTGGTTTGCCTCTCATTCCGAGGCGGACCATTTTTTATAAAGGGAAAGAGCTCGAAGAACTCGATGTTCAGGCGATTATAAATTTACGTCCCGAAGTGGTTATTGTAGATGAATTGGCGCACACAAATGTAGAAGGAAGCAAAAACGAAAAACGCTGGCAGGACGTTTTGGAGATTCTAGAAGCCGGAATTAATGTAATTTCGGCGGTAAATATTCAGCATATTGAAAGTCTGAACGAAGACGTAAAACGCATTACAGGAATTGATGTTCAAGAAAGAATTCCAGATAATGTCTTGCGTCTGGCAGATGAAGTCGTGAATATCGATTTGACTTCGGAAGATTTAATTGCGCGCTTGAAGGAAGGAAAAATTTATACGCCTGATAAAATTCAAACTGCTTTGGCGAACTTCTTTAAATCAGAACAAATTCTGCAATTACGTGAATTAGCGTTGAAGGAAGTCGCAAGTCAGGTGGTTCGAAAAGTTGAAAATGAGATTCCAAACCTGCATGCACTGCGACATGAAAAATTACTAGCGTGCATAAGCAGTAACGATAAAACGGCTAAAATTGTGATTCGGAAAGCCGCCCGTCTGGCAAGTTATTATAACGGAATCTGGTATATTTTGTATGTCGAAACTCCGAAGGAAACCCCTACGAGAATTGCTCTCGATAAACAACGACATTTAATTAATAACTTTAAACTCGCTGTGCAATTGGGCGCTGAAGTAATTAAACTAGAAAACGAAAATATTACCAATGCGATTTTAAAAACTGTTGAAGAAAAACAAATCACAACTGTCTGCATCGGAAAACCGCATTTGAATTTATTTAAAGTAATTTTGTCTACAACAATTTTCAGGCGTCTGCTAAATAAATTGTCGTTATCAAACATTGATCTTGTAATCTTGTCATGA
- a CDS encoding ATP-binding protein, with protein MKIKTKLNLGVGLLFLMIIILSLVSAYSVFLIKQDTENILKSNYNTLEYSRNMISALDEIKLGSKETIQNFEENLEKQTRNITEPGEKQATEKLKESFALLTKNNTDETAKAQIRQDIFAIMKLNLDAIKQKSDIAKKTAETSNFSIAIVGTLCFLIAFNLLVNLPNNIANPIKELTLSIKEIANKNYSERVHFTSHSEFGDLAKSFNTMAQKLEEYHDSNVYKLLFEKKRLETLVNNMNDPIIGLDNMGIVLFANDEALKIIGLKSEDIIGKTASELAVSNDLIRSLILKEAETPKKQPLKIFAHGKESYFEKEIHNITITPTGEEKEINIGDVIILRNITLFKELDFAKTNFIATVSHELKTPIASIKLSLQLLENTKTGDMNDDQKQLVESIKDDSQRLLKITGELLNLSQLETGNIQLNIEKSNPYKIVNYAVEAVKIQADQKQIQLIIDADKNLKDVKADSEKTGWVLINYLSNAIRYSSEKSTILIKLKEENNQIVFQVIDTGKGIDTRYKDKVFDKYFQIPGSPKSGTGLGLAISKEFIEAQNGSVGVESNLGLGSTFWFTLKV; from the coding sequence ATGAAAATTAAAACCAAATTGAATCTGGGTGTTGGATTATTATTTTTGATGATCATCATTCTCTCGTTAGTGAGTGCATATTCTGTTTTTTTAATTAAGCAGGATACGGAGAATATCCTGAAATCGAATTACAATACGCTGGAATATTCGCGAAATATGATTTCTGCTTTGGACGAAATTAAATTGGGATCTAAAGAAACAATTCAGAATTTTGAGGAAAATCTTGAAAAGCAAACCCGAAATATTACAGAGCCAGGCGAAAAGCAAGCAACTGAAAAACTAAAAGAAAGTTTTGCTCTTTTAACTAAAAATAATACTGATGAAACTGCAAAGGCGCAGATTCGCCAGGATATTTTTGCGATTATGAAACTCAATCTGGATGCCATCAAACAGAAAAGTGACATTGCAAAAAAAACGGCAGAAACGTCCAATTTCTCCATTGCTATTGTGGGAACTCTGTGCTTTTTGATTGCGTTTAATTTATTGGTCAATCTGCCAAATAACATTGCAAATCCGATTAAGGAATTAACGTTGAGTATTAAAGAAATCGCTAATAAAAATTATTCAGAACGGGTTCATTTTACGAGTCACAGCGAATTTGGTGATTTAGCCAAATCGTTTAATACGATGGCACAAAAACTCGAAGAATATCACGACAGCAATGTGTACAAACTTCTTTTTGAGAAAAAACGTCTGGAGACTCTTGTCAATAATATGAATGATCCAATTATTGGTTTGGATAATATGGGAATTGTTTTGTTTGCGAATGATGAAGCGCTTAAGATTATTGGTTTGAAATCGGAAGATATAATCGGGAAAACTGCATCTGAATTGGCGGTTTCGAATGATTTAATTCGTTCATTAATTCTGAAAGAAGCAGAAACCCCAAAGAAACAACCACTCAAAATTTTTGCTCACGGAAAAGAAAGTTATTTCGAAAAGGAAATTCACAATATTACAATAACGCCAACTGGCGAAGAAAAAGAAATCAATATTGGCGATGTGATTATTCTGCGAAATATTACACTTTTTAAAGAATTGGACTTTGCTAAAACTAATTTTATCGCCACGGTTTCGCACGAATTAAAAACACCAATTGCCTCTATAAAACTAAGTCTTCAATTGCTTGAAAACACCAAAACTGGCGATATGAACGATGACCAGAAACAATTAGTTGAGAGTATTAAAGATGATAGTCAGCGATTACTGAAAATTACAGGTGAATTACTCAACTTGTCACAACTTGAAACGGGGAATATTCAGCTGAATATTGAGAAAAGTAACCCGTACAAAATTGTAAATTATGCTGTTGAAGCCGTAAAAATTCAGGCAGATCAAAAACAGATTCAATTAATTATTGATGCTGATAAAAACCTAAAAGATGTTAAAGCCGACAGCGAAAAAACAGGCTGGGTTTTGATTAATTATTTATCAAATGCAATTCGGTATTCATCTGAAAAAAGTACGATTCTCATTAAATTAAAAGAAGAAAACAATCAAATCGTTTTTCAGGTAATTGATACCGGAAAAGGAATTGATACTAGATACAAAGACAAAGTTTTCGATAAATATTTTCAGATTCCGGGGAGCCCAAAATCCGGAACTGGATTGGGTCTAGCGATTAGCAAAGAATTTATTGAAGCGCAGAATGGAAGTGTTGGTGTTGAGAGTAATTTGGGATTAGGAAGCACCTTTTGGTTTACGCTAAAGGTTTAA
- the kdpB gene encoding potassium-transporting ATPase subunit KdpB, whose translation MTTNKSASLFESQQVKEALWQSFVKLNPKMMIKNPVMFTVEIGTAIMFVVCISILMGAADQGSFIYNLIVFLILLATLLFANFAEAIAEARGKAQADSLRKTREETPAKLENGQTISSSQLKKGDIFVCVAGDVIATDGEIIEGLATIDESAITGESAPVIREAGGDKSSVTGGTKVLSDKIKVQVTSEPGESFLDKMIALVEGASRQKTPNEIALTILLAAFTLIFVIVCVTLKPFADYANAPITIAAFIALFVCLIPTTIGGLLSAIGIAGMDRALRANVITKSGKAVETAGDIDVLLLDKTGTITIGNRKATNFYPTKGIAFDDFVKSAVLSSLADDTPEGKSILELSEMLDVKNESKPSVLQNTSEISQTIKFTAETRTSGVILKDGTNIRKGAQDAAKKIAEQSGNTFPEDTAQQVITISSNGGTPLVVIKNNQVQGVIELQDIIKTGMKERFERLRRMGIKTVMVTGDNPLTAKFIAEKAGVDDFIAEAKPEDKMNYIRKEQEEGRLVAMMGDGTNDAPALAQANVGVAMNSGTQAAKEAGNMVDLDNDPTKLIEIVEIGKQLLMTRGTLTTFSIANDVAKYFAIVPALFITAIPALQGLNIMHLHSPESAILSAVIFNAIIIPILIPLALKGVEYRPIGASAILKRNLLIYGLGGLIVPFIGIKLIDLLVAIFM comes from the coding sequence ATGACAACTAATAAATCCGCATCATTGTTTGAAAGTCAGCAGGTAAAAGAAGCTTTATGGCAGTCTTTTGTAAAGCTGAATCCAAAAATGATGATTAAAAATCCGGTAATGTTTACCGTAGAAATCGGGACTGCAATTATGTTTGTGGTTTGTATTTCGATCCTAATGGGTGCCGCCGATCAAGGAAGTTTTATCTACAATTTAATTGTATTCTTGATATTATTAGCCACGCTTTTGTTCGCCAATTTCGCTGAAGCCATTGCCGAAGCCCGCGGAAAAGCACAAGCTGACAGTTTAAGAAAAACCCGTGAAGAAACGCCTGCAAAATTAGAAAACGGACAAACAATCTCGTCTTCACAATTAAAAAAAGGAGACATTTTTGTCTGTGTGGCTGGAGATGTCATCGCCACCGACGGTGAAATTATCGAAGGTTTAGCCACTATTGACGAAAGTGCTATTACAGGAGAAAGTGCTCCAGTTATTAGAGAAGCCGGCGGAGATAAATCGTCTGTAACGGGTGGTACAAAAGTTTTATCTGATAAAATCAAAGTACAGGTAACTTCTGAACCAGGTGAAAGTTTCTTAGACAAAATGATTGCTTTGGTTGAAGGCGCAAGTCGTCAGAAAACACCAAACGAAATAGCCTTGACCATTCTTTTAGCCGCATTTACTTTAATCTTCGTGATTGTCTGCGTGACTTTAAAACCTTTTGCCGATTATGCAAATGCGCCAATAACAATCGCTGCTTTTATTGCCTTGTTCGTTTGTTTGATTCCAACAACAATTGGAGGTTTGCTTTCTGCAATTGGTATTGCGGGAATGGACAGAGCTTTGCGTGCCAACGTAATTACCAAATCAGGAAAAGCGGTTGAAACTGCTGGAGATATTGATGTTTTACTTTTGGATAAAACTGGAACGATCACAATTGGAAACAGAAAAGCAACCAATTTTTATCCAACTAAAGGAATTGCTTTTGATGATTTTGTGAAATCTGCCGTTTTGAGTTCGCTTGCTGATGATACTCCGGAAGGGAAAAGTATTTTGGAATTAAGTGAAATGTTAGACGTTAAAAACGAAAGCAAACCAAGTGTTTTACAGAATACCTCAGAAATTTCACAAACCATAAAATTTACTGCCGAAACCAGAACTTCTGGTGTAATCTTAAAAGACGGAACCAACATTCGAAAAGGAGCGCAGGATGCTGCTAAAAAAATCGCAGAACAGTCTGGAAATACTTTTCCAGAAGATACCGCGCAACAAGTTATTACGATTTCTTCTAACGGAGGAACGCCTTTGGTTGTGATAAAAAACAATCAGGTTCAAGGGGTTATTGAATTGCAGGATATTATAAAAACCGGAATGAAAGAACGTTTTGAGCGCTTACGCCGAATGGGAATTAAAACGGTTATGGTTACGGGAGACAATCCGCTGACGGCTAAATTTATTGCTGAAAAAGCTGGTGTTGATGATTTTATTGCCGAAGCGAAACCAGAGGATAAAATGAATTACATCCGCAAAGAACAGGAAGAAGGCCGTTTAGTCGCTATGATGGGAGACGGAACCAACGATGCTCCTGCCCTAGCCCAAGCGAACGTCGGGGTTGCTATGAACAGCGGAACGCAGGCTGCAAAAGAAGCGGGAAATATGGTTGACTTGGATAATGATCCAACAAAACTTATTGAAATCGTAGAAATTGGAAAGCAGCTTTTAATGACTCGCGGCACGTTAACTACTTTTTCTATTGCGAATGATGTTGCGAAATATTTTGCGATTGTTCCAGCACTTTTCATAACTGCAATTCCCGCTTTACAAGGTTTAAATATCATGCATTTGCACAGTCCAGAAAGTGCAATTTTATCAGCTGTGATTTTTAATGCGATTATCATACCGATTTTAATTCCGCTGGCGTTGAAAGGTGTTGAATATCGTCCGATAGGTGCGAGTGCGATCTTAAAACGTAATCTTTTGATTTATGGTTTGGGTGGTTTGATTGTGCCTTTTATAGGAATCAAATTAATTGATTTACTCGTAGCAATCTTTATGTAA
- a CDS encoding porin, translating into MKKIILTALIAFGFGNLHAQEESKSPFTFSGYADAYYSYDFGKPENHTRPGFFYSYNKSNEVNLNLGMAKVNYSKENIRGNFALMAGTYAEYNMSAEQGLLKNVYEANVGVKISKNHNLWIDAGIMPSHIGFESAIGKDCQTLTRSILAENSPYYEAGVKIGYTSESGKWYLAGMYLNGWQRIEKVEGNQTPAFGTQVTYKPSDNVTLNWSTYAGNEQPDIDKKWRYFNNFYGQLKVTEKTNITAGFDIGSQQSAKNSNKYDTWFSPVLILQYKPTNKIQLAARGEYYNDEKGVIIATETPNGFKTYGFSANFDYLVSDNVMFRIEARNLSSKDEIFTNKDNLPTDTNTFLTTSLAISF; encoded by the coding sequence ATGAAAAAAATAATACTTACTGCTTTAATCGCTTTTGGTTTTGGCAATTTACATGCACAGGAAGAATCTAAAAGTCCGTTTACGTTTTCAGGATATGCAGACGCTTATTATAGTTATGATTTCGGGAAACCAGAAAACCATACACGGCCAGGATTTTTTTACAGTTATAATAAAAGTAACGAAGTCAATCTTAATCTCGGAATGGCAAAAGTGAATTATTCGAAAGAGAATATTCGAGGAAATTTCGCTTTAATGGCGGGGACTTATGCCGAGTATAATATGTCTGCCGAGCAAGGTCTATTGAAAAATGTTTACGAAGCGAATGTCGGTGTGAAGATTTCAAAAAATCATAATTTATGGATTGATGCTGGAATTATGCCTTCGCATATTGGTTTTGAAAGTGCCATTGGGAAAGATTGTCAAACGCTGACAAGAAGTATTCTGGCTGAGAATTCACCTTATTACGAAGCAGGCGTAAAAATTGGTTACACATCTGAATCTGGAAAATGGTATCTGGCTGGAATGTATTTGAACGGCTGGCAACGCATCGAAAAAGTGGAAGGAAATCAAACACCAGCTTTTGGAACACAGGTTACGTACAAACCTTCGGATAATGTGACTTTAAATTGGAGCACTTATGCAGGAAACGAACAGCCGGATATTGACAAAAAATGGCGTTATTTCAACAACTTTTACGGACAACTTAAAGTAACGGAAAAGACAAATATTACAGCTGGTTTTGATATTGGTTCGCAGCAATCGGCTAAAAACAGTAATAAATACGACACTTGGTTTTCGCCCGTTTTGATTCTGCAATATAAACCAACAAATAAGATTCAGCTTGCGGCGCGTGGTGAATATTACAACGATGAAAAAGGTGTAATTATCGCAACAGAAACACCAAACGGATTTAAAACCTACGGTTTTTCGGCTAACTTTGATTACTTAGTTTCTGATAATGTTATGTTTAGAATTGAAGCCAGAAATCTGTCAAGTAAAGATGAAATCTTCACCAATAAAGACAATCTTCCAACGGATACGAATACGTTTTTAACGACTTCCTTGGCGATTAGTTTTTAG
- the kdpA gene encoding potassium-transporting ATPase subunit KdpA, whose translation MNTELLGVIGIFILTIVLAIPFGKYIAKIFKGDKTLLDPIFNPLEKFIFKISGIDPAEEMNWKQHLKALLSINMVWFFLCFFVLLFQGSLFLNPDNNPNMSPDLAFNTAISFLVNCDLQHYSGESGVSYLSQIVLMFLQFVSAGVGIAAAAMVFTAMRERTTEKLGNFYNYFVKSCTRILLPLSAIVAIALVFSGTPMTFEGKDAITTLQGDHVEVSRGPAAAFVAIKHIGTNGGGFFGANSAHPLENPTYFTNAVELWAQMIIPFAIIFALGFFLNKKKFSYIIFGVMTIGFLLLVIPTISSELNGNPAITKMGIAQTSGAMEGKEVRFGPAISGFWSIATTVISTGSVNSMHDSSMPVSGAMQLLAMMINAFYGGCGVGYLNFYIFIILAVFISGLMVGRTPEFLGKKIEAREVKIAAFIAILHPLLILSGTALASYFAAHDTAMGYWFNGNATGWLNNPGNHGFSEMLYEYTSSAANNGSGFEGLGDNNPFWNITTGIVLLLSRFIPIIGPLAIAGLLANKKYIPESAGTLKTDTSIFGIMIFAVIAIIAALSFFPALALGPLAEYFTL comes from the coding sequence ATGAATACAGAGTTACTAGGCGTCATAGGCATTTTTATCCTGACAATTGTTTTAGCAATTCCATTTGGAAAATATATTGCTAAAATTTTCAAAGGAGACAAAACACTTCTTGACCCGATTTTCAATCCGCTTGAAAAATTTATTTTTAAAATCAGCGGTATCGATCCAGCCGAAGAAATGAACTGGAAACAACATCTGAAAGCACTTTTAAGCATCAATATGGTTTGGTTCTTTCTTTGTTTTTTTGTGCTGCTGTTTCAAGGTTCATTATTCTTAAATCCGGATAACAACCCTAATATGTCGCCCGATTTGGCTTTTAATACTGCCATTTCATTTTTAGTAAATTGCGATTTACAGCATTATTCTGGCGAAAGTGGTGTTTCATATTTGTCGCAAATAGTTTTAATGTTTCTGCAATTCGTTTCGGCTGGAGTCGGAATTGCGGCTGCGGCAATGGTTTTTACCGCTATGCGCGAAAGAACCACTGAAAAACTCGGAAATTTTTATAATTATTTCGTAAAAAGCTGTACTCGTATATTATTACCGCTTTCTGCAATTGTAGCAATCGCTTTGGTTTTCAGCGGAACGCCAATGACTTTTGAAGGAAAAGATGCAATTACCACTTTACAAGGCGATCACGTAGAAGTTTCCCGCGGACCTGCAGCTGCTTTCGTTGCCATCAAACACATTGGTACTAACGGTGGTGGATTCTTCGGAGCCAACTCTGCACATCCTTTAGAAAACCCAACTTATTTTACTAATGCAGTTGAACTTTGGGCACAAATGATTATTCCGTTTGCAATAATTTTTGCACTTGGTTTTTTCTTAAACAAAAAGAAATTCTCGTACATCATTTTTGGTGTAATGACAATTGGATTTCTGCTTTTAGTTATTCCAACAATTTCAAGCGAATTAAATGGAAATCCTGCCATAACAAAAATGGGAATTGCACAGACAAGCGGTGCAATGGAAGGAAAAGAAGTTCGGTTTGGTCCTGCTATTTCAGGTTTCTGGAGTATTGCTACAACAGTAATTTCGACAGGATCTGTAAACAGCATGCATGATAGTTCTATGCCAGTTTCTGGAGCAATGCAATTATTAGCGATGATGATAAATGCCTTTTATGGCGGATGCGGTGTGGGTTACCTCAACTTTTACATCTTTATTATTCTGGCGGTTTTTATTTCAGGTTTAATGGTCGGCCGAACTCCAGAATTCTTAGGAAAGAAAATCGAAGCGCGCGAAGTAAAAATTGCAGCTTTTATTGCGATTCTTCACCCTTTATTGATTTTATCTGGAACAGCTTTAGCATCTTATTTTGCTGCTCACGATACTGCAATGGGCTATTGGTTTAACGGAAATGCAACTGGATGGCTCAACAATCCTGGAAACCACGGATTCTCTGAAATGTTATATGAATATACTTCGAGCGCTGCCAACAACGGTTCTGGTTTTGAAGGATTGGGAGATAATAATCCGTTTTGGAATATCACTACGGGAATTGTTTTACTGCTAAGCCGTTTTATTCCGATCATCGGGCCTTTGGCAATCGCAGGTTTATTAGCCAATAAAAAATACATTCCAGAAAGCGCAGGGACTTTAAAAACGGATACTTCAATTTTTGGGATTATGATTTTTGCTGTCATTGCGATTATTGCTGCACTTTCTTTCTTTCCAGCTTTGGCTTTAGGTCCGCTTGCTGAATATTTTACTCTTTAA
- a CDS encoding K(+)-transporting ATPase subunit C, with the protein MKNIFSIIKLTAVTLTLFAVIYPLAIYGIAQIAPNQGKGETLSVNGKVIGYQKIGQKFDKSNYFWGRPSAVDYNAAGSAGSNKGPSNAEYLTLVQKRIDTLLLVHPYLKKSDIPSDMVTASGSGLDPNISSQGALIQVKRVAKERKLDETKVKTLVESKINTAVVGPETVNVLELNVALDQLR; encoded by the coding sequence ATGAAAAACATATTCTCTATAATTAAACTTACTGCGGTTACTTTAACCTTATTTGCAGTTATTTATCCTCTTGCGATTTACGGAATCGCACAAATTGCTCCAAATCAAGGAAAAGGTGAAACTCTTTCGGTTAACGGAAAAGTGATTGGTTATCAAAAAATCGGACAGAAGTTCGATAAATCAAATTATTTCTGGGGAAGACCTTCTGCCGTTGATTATAATGCTGCCGGGAGTGCCGGAAGTAATAAAGGTCCAAGCAATGCTGAATATTTAACTTTAGTTCAAAAACGAATTGATACTTTATTATTAGTTCATCCGTATTTGAAGAAATCTGATATTCCGTCAGATATGGTAACAGCTTCAGGAAGCGGATTAGATCCGAACATTTCTTCGCAAGGTGCTTTGATTCAGGTGAAACGCGTAGCGAAAGAACGAAAACTAGATGAAACGAAAGTAAAAACTTTGGTAGAATCTAAAATTAATACAGCTGTCGTTGGTCCTGAAACGGTGAATGTTTTGGAATTGAATGTGGCGCTGGATCAGCTTCGCTAA
- a CDS encoding DUF7674 family protein, whose amino-acid sequence MKNQVTSIYKQAERFAEITKKSIICGNIVRAKKCLALAERLFISGSIETKNAISNVYVFSVSSFMEMRHCNISHLFPQTLKAEYIKQVNTSGV is encoded by the coding sequence ATGAAAAATCAAGTTACCTCAATCTACAAACAAGCCGAACGGTTTGCTGAGATTACCAAAAAATCTATTATCTGCGGCAATATTGTTCGGGCTAAAAAATGTTTAGCACTTGCTGAACGGTTATTTATCAGCGGCAGCATCGAAACTAAAAATGCGATTTCAAACGTGTATGTTTTCTCTGTTTCGTCCTTTATGGAAATGCGTCACTGCAATATTTCACATCTGTTTCCTCAAACGCTAAAAGCAGAATATATCAAACAAGTTAATACCTCAGGAGTATAA
- a CDS encoding APC family permease encodes MQENNQENFKRELGLLDGTMLVVGSMIGSGIFIVSADIARQVGSAAWLTLIWLISGLITIIAAVSYGELSAMFPKAGGQYVYLKEAYNKLIAFLYGWSFFAVIQTGTIAAVGVAFSKFAAYLYEPLSDENILFELGNFKLNAAQIVSIVTIVLLTFINSRGVKNGKILQTVLTIIKILSLLGLIVFGLTLAAKASVWDANWTDAWTPHSYDADNASWIPISGKALITGISAAMVGSLFSSDAWVGVTFIAGEIKNPKRNVGLSLFLGTFIVTIIYVLTNLMYLAVIPMNEIATAKSDRVAVVASQYIFGDIGTLVIAIMIMISTFACNNGLIMAGARVYYTMAKDGLFFKKAALLNEFSVPSWALWAQCVWASILCLTGKYGDLLDFVIIIVLIFYILTIYGIFILRKKMPNAERPYKAFGYPFLPFLYIIVASAISVSLLFTKFSTCGWGILIMLIGIPVYYLTKPKE; translated from the coding sequence ATGCAGGAAAACAACCAGGAAAATTTTAAGAGAGAACTCGGATTACTAGACGGAACCATGCTTGTGGTAGGTTCTATGATTGGATCCGGGATATTTATTGTGAGTGCCGATATTGCCAGACAAGTGGGCTCAGCAGCATGGCTGACATTGATTTGGCTCATTTCAGGATTAATTACCATTATTGCCGCTGTAAGCTATGGTGAGTTGAGTGCCATGTTTCCAAAAGCTGGAGGACAATATGTATATCTGAAAGAAGCATATAACAAATTGATAGCCTTTTTGTACGGCTGGAGCTTTTTTGCGGTTATCCAAACGGGAACAATTGCTGCCGTTGGTGTCGCTTTCTCTAAATTTGCAGCCTATCTTTATGAGCCGCTCAGTGACGAGAATATTTTATTTGAGTTAGGGAATTTTAAGCTGAATGCAGCACAGATTGTATCGATAGTTACCATTGTTTTATTAACTTTTATAAATAGCCGTGGTGTAAAAAACGGAAAGATTCTTCAGACCGTGCTTACTATTATTAAAATATTATCATTACTCGGTTTGATCGTTTTTGGATTAACGCTTGCTGCAAAAGCTTCTGTTTGGGATGCAAATTGGACTGATGCCTGGACACCTCATTCTTATGATGCAGATAACGCTTCCTGGATTCCAATTAGTGGAAAAGCTTTAATAACTGGTATTTCAGCAGCCATGGTAGGATCATTGTTTTCGAGCGATGCGTGGGTTGGTGTAACTTTTATCGCAGGAGAAATAAAAAATCCAAAACGTAACGTAGGTTTGAGTTTATTTTTAGGAACATTTATCGTTACGATTATTTATGTGTTGACTAACCTGATGTATCTGGCTGTAATTCCGATGAACGAAATTGCAACAGCAAAATCAGACAGGGTAGCGGTAGTGGCTTCTCAGTATATTTTTGGTGATATCGGAACTTTAGTCATTGCCATCATGATTATGATTTCGACTTTTGCCTGTAATAACGGATTGATTATGGCGGGTGCCCGAGTATATTATACAATGGCAAAAGACGGTTTATTCTTTAAAAAAGCAGCATTGCTTAATGAATTTAGTGTTCCGTCATGGGCGCTTTGGGCTCAATGTGTATGGGCTTCAATTTTGTGTCTTACAGGAAAATATGGAGATTTGTTAGATTTTGTCATTATCATTGTTTTAATATTTTACATTTTAACAATTTACGGAATTTTCATATTACGGAAAAAAATGCCAAATGCGGAAAGACCTTATAAGGCTTTTGGTTATCCATTTTTACCATTTTTGTACATTATTGTAGCGTCTGCGATAAGTGTTTCTTTATTGTTTACAAAATTCTCAACCTGTGGATGGGGAATTTTGATTATGCTGATTGGTATTCCGGTTTATTATTTGACAAAACCAAAAGAATAA
- the kdpF gene encoding K(+)-transporting ATPase subunit F, producing MTALFIISIAVFLYLVYVLIKPEKF from the coding sequence ATGACTGCACTATTTATTATTTCAATCGCTGTTTTCTTGTATTTGGTTTACGTATTAATCAAACCTGAAAAATTCTGA